From the genome of Triticum aestivum cultivar Chinese Spring chromosome 3B, IWGSC CS RefSeq v2.1, whole genome shotgun sequence, one region includes:
- the LOC123065656 gene encoding B3 domain-containing protein Os01g0723500-like translates to MPDTERQSPWASVERRPHFFKVLIGDFKKRLKIPPKFCKHIPWEASRKAKGLKEASMAATLEGPSGRTWQVVIRRTAEGTFFTAGWAKFVQDQALRELEFLVFRHDGGTSFAAMVFDKSACEREDLLLAGDAPRPRRKRGRPRTASRAVDDSAGMELVPYRAPAEQLPQVACSDRMPESDKSNGSAGHPGPMKAEAGAGELPLCLIAPPPSESGQLPPGRLPAGTKDGCAVKTRSIHVDLAAASIPPSVRKYNGYVSRRRPVASAERQRAMELARAFRSSLPYCVIRMSTMHVYYSFMMRFPTGFSRQHLPREKTEMVLRDPGGKAWAALYIPGTRDRLSRGWCAFARGNCLEEGDCCVFELVGAAEFRVHVFRVVEPAVPAVRLRLA, encoded by the exons ATGCCGGACACGGAGAGGCAGTCGCCGTGGGCGTCGGTGGAGAGGCGGCCACACTTCTTCAAGGTGCTCATCGGCGACTTCAAGAAGCGCCTG AAAATCCCGCCAAAGTTCTGCAAGCACATCCCGTGGGAGGCGTCCAGGAAGGCCAAGGGCCTGAAGGAGGCGTCCATGGCGGCCACCCTGGAGGGCCCCAGCGGCCGGACGTGGCAGGTCGTCATCCGCCGGACCGCCGAGGGCACCTTCTTCACAGCCGGCTGGGCCAAGTTCGTGCAGGACCAGGCGCTGCGGGAGCTCGAGTTCCTCGTCTTCCGCCACGACGGCGGCACCAGCTTCGCCGCCATGGTGTTCGACAAGTCGGCGTGCGAGCGGGAGGACCTGCTGCTCGCCGGAGACGCGCCCCGGCCGCGCAGGAAGCGGGGTCGGCCGAGGACGGCGTCGCGGGCCGTGGATGATTCGGCCGGCATGGAGCTGGTCCCGTACCGTGCGCCTGCCGAGCAGCTACCCCAAGTCGCGTGCTCCGATCGGATGCCGGAATCGGACAAGTCAAATG GATCAGCCGGGCATCCCGGCCCTATGAAGGCCgaggcgggcgccggcgagctcccgcTGTGCTTGATCGCCCCGCCACCGTCGGAGTCGGGGCAGCTCCCGCCGGGCCGCTTGCCAGCCGGGACCAAGGACGGGTGCGCGGTGAAAACGCGGAGCATCCACGTCGACCTCGCCGCGGCCAGCATCCCCCCTTCCGTGAGGAAGTACAACGGGTACGTgtcccgccgccgccccgtggcGAGCGCCGAGCGGCAGCGGGCCATGGAGCTGGCGCGCGCGTTCCGGTCGTCGCTCCCGTACTGCGTCATCCGCATGAGCACCATGCACGTCTACTACTCCTTCATGATG AGGTTCCCCACGGGGTTCTCGAGGCAGCACCTGCCCCGGGAGAAGACGGAGATGGTGCTCCGGGACCCGGGCGGCAAGGCGTGGGCGGCGCTCTACATCCCCGGCACGAGGGACCGGCTGTCGCGCGGGTGGTGCGCGTTCGCGCGCGGCAACTGCCTCGAGGAAGGGGACTGCTGCGTCTTCGAGCTCGTCGGCGCGGCCGAGTTCCGCGTCCACGTGTTCCGGGTGGTCGAGCCCGCCGTGCCGGCGGTCAGGCTCCGATTAGCTTGA